The Desulfonatronum thiosulfatophilum DNA segment CTGCTCTACGATGTCCGCAAGGAAGGACGTGGGCCGCAGATCATTGTCTCCCGTTCCCATCCTGATTATCTGACGGTGCTGTTCAATCGCGAAGTACCGGAAGTCGCGGATGGTTTCGTTCGGATCATGGGCGTGGCCAGGGATCCGGGCAGCCGTGCAAAAGTGGCGGTCATGTCCACGGACCGCGACGTGGATCCCGTTGGCGCCTGTGTCGGCGTTCGCGGTTCACGGATCCAGAATATCGTCCAGGAACTGCGCGGCGAGAGGATCGACATCATCGTCTGGAGTCCTGAAATCACCACCTATGCCGTAAATGCCCTATCGCCGGCCAGAATTTCGCGCATTACGGTGGACGAAGAAGACGGCGTGCTGGAAGTCGTTGTTCCGGATGATCAGCTGACGCTGGCCATCGGACGCAAAGGCCAGAACGTCAAGCTGGCGGCTAAGCTTCTGGGCTGGAAGATCGATATTTTTACCGAAAGCAGATACGGAGCCATGTACAAGGACCGCCAAAGCCTGGAGCAGTTGGCCAACGTGGCGGAAATACCTTTTGAAGCTTTTCTCGCGGCCGGTTTTGACGGCGCCACGGCTGTGGCCGAGGCCGAGGACGAGCAGCTTTTGGCCATCCAGGGACTGGATGCGGAGAAGGTCGCCGACATTCGTTCGGCCATCAACTTCCTTGGGCTGGATGGGCGCATGGAAGAAGGTGACGGCGCAGTGAGCGACGCCGAAGGCGAATCCAATGCGGAGGTCTCGGAGGTTGATGCAGTTCTGGATGAATCGGAGATGGACGAAGAAGGAGATCTTGCCGCACGACAAATGGAGCAACGTGATTCCTCCGAGATCGAAGATGCTGAAGAACCTGTATCGGGTGATCCCGGGTCTGCTCCACTGAAATAATGGGTCGTCAGGATCGCCCGGAGCCAAGCATTGCGCATGTTGCCATACGCATGTGCGTTGTCTGCCGCAACAGGTTTCCAAAGACCGAACTGCTCCGTTTTATTTTCGATTCGGAGCGGGGCCAGGTTGCGGATCCTCGGCAGCGGTTGCCTGGGCGGGGTTGTTACGTATGCAAAACAGAATCATGTTTGGATAAATTGACGTCGACGAGGATACGTCGGAAGCGGTGCAAGGGAGAAATGCATGGCCAATAAGATACGAATTATGGATTTGTCTTCTGAGCTTGGGATCGGCAACAAGGAACTGTTGCAGATCTTACGGGAGCTGGATATTCCGGTAAAAAGCCATGTCAGCAGCATCACCGACGAGGAGGCTGCTCAGGTTCGCGAGAAAATGCAGCGCAAAGACGCCTCCGTCGATGTTCAGCAGCGCGAGATCCAGCCGGGCGTGATCCTGCGCCGGCGCAAGAAGGTCGCGAAAGCGGAGGAAGTCGAACAAAAGGATGTCGTCGTGGATGCTTCTGTTGCCGATCAGCCGGACGAAACCTCTACGCCGCCTGTACAGGAAAAAGCGAAAGCCAAACAAGAACGCAGAGTGACCTCGGCTCGAATCGTCAGCCAGCCGCAATCGGCACCGAAGTCTGCCGCGGGTGGCGAGGATGCTCACGTTGCACCATCTTCCGATGAGCAACCCTTGGGCGCCGCGGCGGAACTGGTCGAAGATCAGCCCGAGGTGCAATTCGAGGATCAGCCTGGGGAACAGCCTAAGAGTGAATCCGGAGAAAGTTCTGAGGATCAGTCCGAGGTTCAACCCGAGGATCAATCCGCGGAGCGCCTCCCGAAGACGACCTCAGCCGATGAACCGGACGCGACTCAGGCCGAGGTCGGCGATTCGACGGGAGCAGAATCGGAGAAGGCTGCTGTTTCCGAGACGGCTCCCGTCACGGAAGAGAAGCCGAAAAAGCGCAAGCCAAAGCGGAAGGAGCCGCTAATGCAAACCGGTCCTCAGGTGCGGATCATCTCCAAGCCCGAAGCCAAGCCGGATTTTTCCTACAAACCAGAAAGCAAGCCGTATACTCCCACTCCGGTGCAGACCCCCGGGAGCGAAACCCCGGCCAGGGCCGCCGTGCCCAAGGCCGCGCCATCCACCGAAAGCACGCAGGAGCGGAAAAAGAAGAAAAAGGGTAAGCGGACTGTTGAAATCGTCCAGACTTCGCCCTTTGCGGAACAGGAT contains these protein-coding regions:
- a CDS encoding YlxR family protein, translating into MCVVCRNRFPKTELLRFIFDSERGQVADPRQRLPGRGCYVCKTESCLDKLTSTRIRRKRCKGEMHGQ
- the nusA gene encoding transcription termination factor NusA, producing MSAELRKAIEQISKDRGIDKDLLIDTLERAVRSSVTKKLGEDVDIEVTFNEDKGGFDVYQFKRVVQEIKDPISEILLEDAKNHDPNVQVDDELGFELKVEDLGRIAAQSAKQVIIQRMREAEQEIIYEEYKDRKREIVSGTIQRRDRSGWIINLGRTEALLPKEEQISKERFRRGDQIQALLYDVRKEGRGPQIIVSRSHPDYLTVLFNREVPEVADGFVRIMGVARDPGSRAKVAVMSTDRDVDPVGACVGVRGSRIQNIVQELRGERIDIIVWSPEITTYAVNALSPARISRITVDEEDGVLEVVVPDDQLTLAIGRKGQNVKLAAKLLGWKIDIFTESRYGAMYKDRQSLEQLANVAEIPFEAFLAAGFDGATAVAEAEDEQLLAIQGLDAEKVADIRSAINFLGLDGRMEEGDGAVSDAEGESNAEVSEVDAVLDESEMDEEGDLAARQMEQRDSSEIEDAEEPVSGDPGSAPLK